A genomic stretch from Aminobacter aminovorans includes:
- a CDS encoding ABC transporter ATP-binding protein → MPPRLELRNITKSYPGIIANDDISMSIMPGEIHAVLGENGAGKSTLMKIIYGAAQADSGEIFCDGKPVAAHTPATSRALGIEMVYQHFALFESVTVVENIALAVSSTFDLDALARQITELSNRYGMPIDPHRRVHDLSVGERQRVEIVRCLLQAPKLLILDEPTSVLTPQAVVKLFETLRQLASEGCSIVYISHKLDEVQELCDTATVLRNGKVTGTARPKESTSAQLARMMVGAELPEMHVSPSVPSDKPVLEVRGLTAAARDKYGVELKNVSFAVRGGEIVGLAGVSGNGQAELISLLSGERTHGNALAIQIDGKAAAHLNASERRKLGMAFVPEERLGRGAVPPHALWQNAVLTAHRAGLVRNGLVDRKQASSFAAGIIERFKVKANGPQSSAQSLSGGNLQKFIVGREIALEPRLFLVAQPTWGVDVGAAAFIRQTIVDLSRSGAAVLVISEELDELFEICDRLLVICQGQVSPPLIRTKTNREEIGLLMTRVDRGNGTNGRAEVAIQD, encoded by the coding sequence ATGCCCCCACGCCTCGAATTGCGCAACATCACCAAAAGTTATCCAGGCATCATCGCCAATGACGACATCTCGATGTCGATCATGCCAGGCGAAATCCACGCCGTGCTCGGCGAAAACGGCGCCGGCAAATCGACATTGATGAAGATCATCTATGGCGCGGCCCAGGCCGATTCCGGCGAGATCTTCTGCGATGGCAAGCCCGTCGCCGCCCACACGCCAGCGACATCGCGGGCCCTTGGCATCGAGATGGTCTACCAGCATTTCGCGCTGTTTGAATCCGTCACCGTGGTCGAAAACATCGCGCTCGCCGTTTCGAGCACCTTCGACCTCGATGCGCTGGCGCGCCAGATCACCGAGCTGTCGAACCGCTATGGCATGCCGATCGACCCGCATCGCCGCGTCCACGACCTGTCGGTCGGCGAACGCCAGCGCGTCGAGATCGTGCGCTGCCTGTTGCAGGCGCCCAAGCTTTTGATCCTCGACGAGCCGACCTCGGTGCTGACACCGCAGGCCGTCGTCAAGCTGTTCGAGACCTTGCGCCAGCTGGCGAGCGAAGGCTGCTCGATCGTCTACATCAGCCACAAGCTCGACGAGGTGCAGGAGCTTTGCGACACAGCGACAGTGCTGCGCAACGGCAAGGTGACAGGCACCGCAAGGCCCAAGGAAAGCACCTCGGCCCAACTCGCCCGCATGATGGTCGGCGCCGAACTGCCCGAAATGCATGTCAGCCCCTCCGTGCCGAGCGACAAGCCGGTGCTCGAGGTGCGCGGGCTGACCGCCGCTGCCCGCGACAAATATGGCGTCGAGCTCAAGAACGTCTCGTTTGCGGTGCGCGGCGGCGAGATCGTCGGGCTTGCCGGTGTTTCCGGCAATGGCCAGGCCGAGCTGATCTCGCTGCTCAGCGGCGAGCGCACCCATGGCAATGCGCTGGCGATCCAGATCGACGGCAAGGCTGCCGCCCATCTCAATGCCAGCGAAAGGCGCAAGCTCGGCATGGCCTTCGTGCCGGAAGAGCGGCTTGGCCGCGGGGCCGTGCCGCCGCATGCATTGTGGCAGAATGCCGTTTTGACCGCTCACCGCGCAGGCCTGGTGCGCAACGGCCTCGTCGACCGCAAGCAGGCGAGCAGTTTCGCCGCCGGGATCATCGAGCGCTTCAAGGTCAAGGCCAACGGCCCGCAATCGAGCGCGCAAAGCCTTTCCGGCGGCAATCTGCAGAAGTTCATCGTCGGTCGCGAGATCGCGCTCGAGCCCAGGCTGTTCCTCGTCGCCCAACCCACCTGGGGCGTCGATGTCGGTGCGGCCGCCTTCATCCGCCAGACAATTGTCGACCTGAGCCGCTCGGGTGCCGCGGTGCTGGTGATTTCGGAGGAGCTCGACGAGTTGTTCGAGATCTGCGACCGCCTGCTCGTCATCTGCCAGGGCCAGGTGTCGCCGCCACTGATCAGGACAAAAACCAACCGCGAAGAAATCGGCCTGCTGATGACAAGGGTCGACCGCGGCAACGGTACCAATGGGAGAGCCGAAGTTGCGATTCAGGATTGA
- a CDS encoding BMP family ABC transporter substrate-binding protein: MFNLTRRQFLQYSGAAGAALGTTGLAGIASAQEPLKIGVVYVSPIADIGWTKQHSLGVDAIKAEFGDKVALTVIDNIFMPQDAERVFRELAASGNQLIFGTSFSHGTPMQKVAPRFPKVAFEHCSGIVHLANLGTFEAKYYEGTFVAGAAGAHMSKAGKIGFIGGFPIPDIVGPANALLLGAQSVNPDATCNAIFLNSWFDPGKEKEAANTLLSQGCDVICSMTDTATGVQVAGEGGAWSIGYASDMAKFGSGKQLTAFTLDWSSDYVGAAKGVAAGTWKPEARWDGLAGGVVKMAPYNEAIPADVIAKLKQLEADIGSGKIHPYAGELKDQDGNVKVAAGSVLADADIRGMNWFVKGMIGKLG; encoded by the coding sequence ATGTTCAATCTGACCAGACGGCAATTTCTGCAATATTCCGGCGCCGCGGGCGCCGCTCTCGGCACCACGGGCCTTGCCGGCATCGCCAGCGCCCAGGAGCCGCTAAAGATCGGTGTCGTCTATGTCTCGCCGATCGCCGATATCGGCTGGACCAAGCAGCACAGCCTCGGCGTCGACGCCATCAAGGCGGAATTCGGCGACAAGGTCGCGCTGACCGTCATCGACAACATCTTCATGCCGCAGGATGCCGAACGCGTGTTCCGCGAACTCGCCGCCTCCGGCAACCAGCTCATCTTCGGCACCTCGTTCTCGCATGGCACGCCAATGCAGAAGGTGGCGCCGCGCTTCCCAAAGGTCGCCTTCGAGCATTGCTCCGGCATCGTCCATCTCGCCAATCTCGGCACCTTCGAAGCCAAATATTACGAAGGCACTTTCGTTGCCGGCGCTGCCGGCGCGCATATGAGCAAGGCCGGCAAGATCGGCTTCATCGGCGGCTTCCCGATCCCCGATATCGTCGGCCCGGCCAATGCGCTGCTGCTCGGCGCGCAAAGCGTCAATCCCGACGCCACCTGCAACGCCATCTTCCTCAATTCCTGGTTCGATCCGGGCAAGGAAAAAGAAGCCGCCAACACGCTTTTGTCGCAGGGCTGCGATGTCATCTGCTCGATGACCGACACCGCGACCGGTGTGCAGGTCGCCGGCGAAGGCGGCGCGTGGTCGATCGGTTATGCCAGCGACATGGCCAAGTTCGGCTCGGGCAAGCAGCTCACCGCCTTCACGCTCGACTGGTCGAGCGATTATGTCGGCGCCGCCAAGGGCGTGGCCGCAGGCACCTGGAAGCCCGAGGCGCGCTGGGACGGCCTGGCCGGCGGCGTTGTCAAGATGGCGCCGTACAACGAAGCCATTCCGGCCGACGTCATCGCCAAGCTCAAGCAGCTCGAGGCCGACATCGGCTCCGGCAAGATCCACCCCTATGCCGGCGAACTCAAGGACCAGGACGGCAACGTCAAGGTTGCGGCAGGCAGCGTGCTGGCCGATGCCGACATCCGCGGCATGAACTGGTTCGTCAAGGGAATGATCGGCAAGCTCGGCTGA
- a CDS encoding GntR family transcriptional regulator codes for MSNRSQAIADMLTRAILDHRLVPGCKLGERELSEVFDVSRIVIRQALIRLADDGLAQIERNRGAFVARPSMQDAMEIYDALTLVEQGVAAQLSDRLGPAGWAELRQHVERQRQAVASGNDALADVLGQEFHTVFVRLSRNKVMQEIHAQLVRRTTLLRSLITADFDYCNLLDDHARVIDLLEKGRLKPAMELIDAHHRSVVRGYIMDRQVFPELTPREALEPYLDGKPGEPPKPAPRKKAGENGAARAHAHVHASK; via the coding sequence ATGAGCAACCGCTCGCAGGCCATTGCCGATATGCTGACGCGGGCGATCCTCGATCACCGCCTCGTCCCCGGCTGCAAGCTCGGTGAGCGCGAACTGTCAGAGGTATTCGACGTCAGCCGCATCGTCATCCGCCAAGCACTGATCCGCCTAGCCGATGATGGTCTTGCCCAGATCGAGCGCAACCGCGGCGCCTTTGTCGCCCGTCCCAGCATGCAGGACGCAATGGAAATCTACGACGCGCTCACGCTCGTCGAACAGGGCGTCGCCGCTCAATTGAGCGACCGCCTCGGCCCTGCCGGCTGGGCCGAATTGCGCCAGCATGTCGAGCGCCAGCGCCAAGCCGTGGCTTCGGGCAACGACGCGCTCGCCGACGTGCTCGGGCAGGAGTTCCACACAGTGTTCGTGCGGCTCAGCCGCAACAAGGTGATGCAGGAGATCCATGCCCAGCTGGTGCGCCGCACGACCTTGCTGCGCTCGCTGATCACCGCCGATTTCGACTACTGCAACCTGCTCGACGACCATGCCCGGGTGATCGACCTGCTCGAAAAGGGCCGGCTCAAGCCGGCGATGGAGCTGATCGACGCGCACCACCGCTCTGTGGTGCGTGGCTACATCATGGACCGGCAGGTGTTTCCCGAGCTGACGCCGCGCGAAGCGCTCGAACCCTATCTCGACGGCAAGCCAGGCGAGCCGCCGAAACCGGCACCACGAAAGAAGGCAGGAGAAAACGGCGCGGCACGGGCACATGCCCATGTCCACGCCTCAAAATAG
- a CDS encoding aromatic ring-hydroxylating oxygenase subunit alpha — translation MSIAALCSDRVLLNDWHVIADLTNLSAHEPFQTRLLGVDLTVYCRGRYNKEVVRNDTGALVNATKRYGFLWACLGKPERDIVFVPEAEEEDRYLLTGGSIAVKVSGLRTVENFLDMGHFPFVHTGWLGEEPHTEVAPYKVELTAADELVATECKFYQPVASPTAKEGFVVDYIYKVIRPYTVALYKSNPVQKERLDVITLFVQPVDEENCVAHPFLCYLKDGSDEAGIRNFMQLIFAQDKPILENQLPRRLPLDPRAETPIRADAVAVLYRRWLRDKSVTYGAIPARM, via the coding sequence ATGAGCATAGCTGCCCTTTGTAGCGACAGAGTCCTTCTTAACGATTGGCATGTGATCGCCGACCTGACCAACCTGTCGGCGCACGAGCCGTTCCAGACCCGCCTGCTTGGCGTCGACCTGACCGTCTATTGCCGTGGCCGCTACAACAAGGAAGTGGTGCGAAACGACACCGGGGCGCTGGTCAATGCGACCAAGCGTTATGGCTTCCTGTGGGCCTGCCTCGGCAAGCCGGAGCGCGACATCGTGTTCGTGCCGGAGGCCGAGGAGGAAGACCGCTACCTGCTCACCGGCGGGTCGATCGCGGTCAAGGTTTCCGGCCTGCGCACGGTCGAGAATTTCCTCGACATGGGCCATTTCCCGTTCGTCCACACCGGCTGGCTCGGCGAGGAGCCGCATACCGAAGTCGCGCCTTACAAGGTCGAGCTGACGGCTGCCGACGAACTGGTCGCGACCGAATGCAAATTCTACCAGCCGGTGGCGTCGCCGACGGCCAAGGAAGGCTTTGTCGTCGACTATATCTACAAGGTGATCCGCCCCTACACGGTGGCGCTCTACAAGAGCAATCCGGTGCAGAAGGAGCGGCTCGACGTCATCACCTTGTTCGTCCAGCCCGTCGACGAGGAGAATTGCGTCGCCCATCCCTTCCTTTGCTATCTCAAGGACGGCAGCGACGAGGCCGGAATCCGCAACTTCATGCAGCTGATTTTCGCCCAGGACAAACCGATCCTGGAAAACCAGCTGCCGCGACGCCTGCCGCTCGACCCGCGTGCTGAAACGCCGATCCGCGCCGATGCGGTTGCTGTCTTGTACCGGCGCTGGCTGCGCGACAAATCAGTCACTTACGGCGCGATACCGGCGCGGATGTGA
- a CDS encoding aromatic ring-hydroxylating oxygenase subunit alpha, producing the protein MTETRCKDQVILDLWHPLAALSEVPAGVVVGTILLEERLSLASDGTGKVAVWRSRRDLPVDGPVDISVVEGTLPVKLAYGYVWTSLGNPPADIFPIPEYAEADRRKLNAATFGVNVSAPRAIENFLDMGHFPYVHTDILGVEPHTEVKEYDVEISVDRDEILATRCRFFQPMASTTSDGGADVDYIYRVPHPYCSVLYKSSPMDETRLDVIAVFLQPVDQEHVRAHMLLCVLDEDNEDKVIKRFQQTIFGQDKPILENQFPKRLPLDPRAETPIRADKSAIAYRRWLSQKGVTYGVIPAAT; encoded by the coding sequence ATGACCGAGACGAGATGCAAGGATCAGGTGATCCTCGACCTTTGGCACCCGCTTGCCGCACTTTCCGAAGTGCCGGCTGGCGTGGTGGTCGGCACCATCCTGCTCGAAGAGCGCCTCAGCCTGGCCTCCGACGGCACCGGCAAGGTTGCCGTCTGGCGTTCGCGACGCGATCTGCCTGTCGACGGGCCGGTCGACATTTCAGTGGTCGAAGGCACGCTGCCGGTCAAGCTTGCCTATGGCTATGTCTGGACGTCGCTCGGCAATCCGCCGGCCGACATCTTCCCGATCCCCGAATATGCCGAAGCTGACCGACGCAAGCTCAACGCCGCCACGTTCGGGGTCAATGTCTCGGCGCCGCGGGCGATCGAGAACTTCCTCGACATGGGCCACTTCCCTTATGTCCACACCGATATCCTCGGTGTGGAACCGCATACAGAAGTGAAGGAATACGACGTCGAGATCTCGGTCGACCGCGACGAGATCCTGGCCACACGCTGCCGCTTTTTCCAGCCGATGGCATCGACCACTTCGGATGGCGGCGCCGATGTCGACTACATCTACCGGGTGCCGCATCCCTATTGCTCGGTGCTCTACAAATCGAGCCCGATGGACGAGACGCGGCTCGACGTCATTGCCGTGTTCCTGCAGCCGGTCGACCAAGAACATGTCCGGGCGCACATGTTGCTGTGCGTGCTCGACGAGGACAATGAAGACAAGGTGATCAAGCGTTTCCAGCAGACGATCTTCGGCCAGGACAAGCCGATCCTGGAAAACCAGTTCCCCAAGCGCCTGCCGCTCGATCCGCGCGCCGAGACCCCCATCAGAGCCGACAAGTCGGCGATCGCCTACCGCCGGTGGCTGAGCCAGAAGGGCGTGACCTACGGGGTCATCCCGGCCGCCACCTGA
- a CDS encoding Rieske 2Fe-2S domain-containing protein: protein MLDLAKSRWHPIAAAHDLPLRHVFHGQLLGREFAVWRADDGYVNIWENRCLHRGVRLSIGINDGRELKCQYHGWRYSNRTAGCTYIPAHPADAPARTITNRTFAAVERYGLVWSAEEPQGEVPEVTGFAEGELLALRAIPVNAPADVVAARLTGYRFQPSGDIAGSAAKVTVEASNAFSVALRSSEADASTLAVFFVQPVDSNRSVIRGVLDSEVEGAARLVVLRHHNELLSRLRVAVEAEAAREPAPAPLEPIIERVSPELAEMPEETTHGRKATIRVQVKRKWPAADGIAGFELRPLKGLLPTFQPGAHIDVHLPNGLIRQYSITNGPGESDSYVIGVKLERDSKGGSTCLHETVREGDVLAISEPRNNFPLRRDAVQTLFIAGGIGITPLLAMAQALNNQSLSHELHYFAQNEAQLAFPEKTKTLGASLKPHLGLSPDQTGAKLREILSGYGPDKHVYLCGPGPMLEAARSIAAEMGWPETAVHFEYFKNTNVIDDSTSFEVALARSCMTLTVPAGKTILEVMRDAGIDMPSSCEQGACGTCLATVIEGEPDHQDVYLNDAERKSGTKIMTCVSRAKSARLVLDL, encoded by the coding sequence ATGCTCGACCTAGCCAAATCCAGATGGCATCCCATCGCCGCGGCGCACGACCTTCCATTGCGTCACGTCTTTCATGGCCAGCTGCTCGGCCGCGAATTCGCCGTCTGGCGCGCCGACGACGGCTACGTCAACATCTGGGAAAACCGCTGCCTGCATCGCGGCGTGCGCCTGTCGATCGGTATCAATGACGGCCGCGAGCTGAAGTGCCAGTATCATGGCTGGCGCTATTCGAACCGAACCGCCGGCTGCACCTATATCCCGGCACACCCGGCCGATGCGCCGGCCCGCACCATCACCAACCGCACCTTTGCCGCCGTCGAACGCTACGGCCTGGTGTGGTCGGCAGAAGAGCCGCAAGGCGAGGTGCCCGAGGTAACAGGGTTTGCCGAGGGCGAGCTTCTGGCGCTGCGCGCCATTCCGGTCAACGCGCCCGCCGACGTGGTGGCGGCCAGGCTTACGGGCTACCGCTTCCAGCCAAGCGGCGACATCGCCGGCTCCGCAGCCAAGGTCACGGTCGAAGCCTCCAACGCCTTTTCGGTGGCGCTGCGTTCGAGCGAGGCTGATGCCAGCACACTCGCCGTGTTCTTCGTCCAGCCGGTCGATTCCAACCGCTCGGTGATCCGCGGCGTGCTCGACAGCGAGGTCGAAGGCGCTGCCCGTCTCGTCGTGCTGCGCCACCACAACGAGCTTCTGTCGCGCCTGCGTGTCGCCGTGGAAGCCGAGGCCGCGCGGGAACCTGCACCGGCCCCGCTGGAGCCGATCATCGAACGGGTCTCGCCAGAACTGGCCGAGATGCCGGAAGAGACGACACATGGCCGCAAGGCGACGATCCGCGTCCAGGTTAAGAGGAAGTGGCCGGCGGCCGATGGTATTGCCGGCTTCGAGCTCAGGCCGCTCAAGGGCCTGTTGCCGACCTTCCAGCCCGGCGCCCATATTGACGTGCATCTGCCCAACGGGTTGATCCGGCAGTATTCGATCACCAACGGCCCCGGCGAAAGCGACAGCTACGTCATCGGCGTCAAGCTCGAGCGCGACTCCAAGGGCGGCTCGACCTGCCTGCACGAGACGGTGCGCGAAGGCGACGTGCTGGCGATCTCCGAGCCGCGCAACAACTTCCCGCTGCGCCGCGACGCGGTCCAGACATTGTTCATCGCCGGCGGCATCGGCATCACGCCGCTGCTCGCCATGGCCCAGGCGCTCAACAACCAGAGCCTCAGCCACGAGCTGCACTACTTCGCCCAGAACGAAGCCCAGCTCGCCTTCCCCGAGAAGACAAAGACGCTTGGCGCCTCGCTCAAGCCGCATCTTGGGCTCTCGCCAGACCAGACCGGCGCGAAGCTGCGCGAGATCCTGTCAGGCTATGGCCCCGATAAGCATGTCTATCTCTGCGGACCCGGCCCGATGCTGGAAGCGGCGCGCAGCATCGCCGCAGAAATGGGCTGGCCGGAAACGGCGGTGCATTTCGAATATTTCAAGAACACCAATGTCATCGACGACTCCACCAGCTTCGAAGTGGCGCTGGCGCGCTCCTGCATGACGCTGACCGTGCCGGCCGGCAAGACGATCCTCGAAGTGATGCGCGACGCCGGCATCGACATGCCGTCGTCCTGCGAGCAGGGCGCCTGCGGCACCTGCCTTGCCACCGTCATCGAAGGCGAGCCCGATCATCAGGACGTCTATCTCAACGATGCCGAGCGCAAATCCGGCACCAAGATCATGACCTGCGTGTCGCGTGCCAAGTCGGCGCGGCTTGTGCTCGACCTCTAG
- a CDS encoding glutathione S-transferase family protein, with protein MITLYDYELSGNCYKLRLLMGMLGVEWKTVPVDFYPGREHKSDWFLKINPLGQLPVIDDDGLVLRDAQAILVYLASKYDASGTWYPRDNPALLGEISQWLAFADGITGTASAARLHDALFYDFDVEAARAGAHRLFRILDEHLWFGEQEGRSWICSAAQPTIADIACFPYIMLSEEGGISRQDYPAIRRWCDRVKRIKGFAVMSGVFPAGPAKAA; from the coding sequence ATGATTACGCTTTACGACTACGAACTGTCGGGCAACTGCTACAAGCTGCGCCTGCTGATGGGCATGCTCGGTGTCGAGTGGAAGACTGTTCCTGTCGACTTCTATCCCGGCCGCGAGCACAAGTCGGACTGGTTCCTCAAGATCAATCCGCTCGGCCAGCTTCCCGTCATCGACGACGACGGGCTTGTCCTGCGCGATGCCCAGGCGATCCTTGTCTATCTCGCTTCGAAGTACGATGCGTCCGGCACGTGGTACCCGCGCGACAATCCGGCACTGCTCGGCGAGATCAGCCAGTGGCTGGCCTTCGCCGACGGCATCACCGGCACGGCTTCGGCGGCGCGGCTGCATGATGCGCTATTTTACGACTTCGACGTCGAGGCGGCGCGCGCCGGTGCGCACCGGCTGTTTCGCATCCTCGACGAGCATCTGTGGTTCGGCGAACAGGAAGGGCGCAGCTGGATCTGTTCGGCGGCCCAGCCGACGATCGCCGACATCGCCTGCTTCCCCTACATCATGCTGTCGGAAGAGGGCGGCATTTCAAGACAGGACTATCCGGCGATCCGTCGCTGGTGTGACCGTGTCAAGCGCATCAAGGGCTTTGCCGTGATGTCGGGCGTGTTCCCGGCAGGCCCAGCCAAGGCAGCCTGA